The nucleotide sequence CCTCTGTCACGTCAATATATTATAACCAGAGTAGCCTCCACTGTCCATTGTATCTTTTCACCAACGacaatatattgttttgtaTATCGAACTGATCGTGAAAAGGAAGCAACAGAAACCACTCAACGTAACTTATATCAGTTTTAGAATAATTACAGGTATGATTCTGAAGTATGGGATGCTCGTTTGTATACCAATCAATTATaatcatttttgtttctttatgatTCAAAGCATCCATCACTAATCCAAACTATTAATTATTCAACATAGCTTATATGTATATCGATTTCAAATTAATTATTGAGTATGATTCTGAGTTCAATCTCTATCTTTTTGTATGATTCTAGTTCTGAGTTCAATCTTTATCTTCTGTATGATTCTTAGTTATGGAATGTTTTTACCGACAAAATAACCCTTACGGCTGAAATAGTTTGCTTCTTTCCCAATCAACATGAGTTTGAAACCAATGTTTTGAAATCtatataacattataaaatatttagaaggTTAACCAAAGGATTTAAAATAATCTATAAAAATAGATTGATTCCTGCATTTTTTGTCATAAATAACTATTCTGTTATATGTAATTCTTTAAGCAACTGTCAATTCATAAATCAatttattcaatatttttaatttcttgttATCTGATTATCTCAAATCATTTTAACAAATATGTTAAACAAGTTATCACTAATCAAAGTTATTATCCCACatcaaatttcaaattgtaaatGAAACGTCTCTTGACCATAAAAACGAATTCAATCACACCAGGTTTTTTTCTAAACACCCTTCACCATTATTTTCAATTGAAGGGAAAAAGGAAGCTGAGTACCAACCATAACCATTAACTTCTATTAAATCGCTAATAGTGTAGATAATactaataaatatgataaattcaGATAATCCTAGCTATATTTGAAAGagtaattcttgggttcaccccctagggtgaacctctaggttcaccaaccaatagtgtttaagtatttgatatttgatatcttttaaaaaaggaaacaacattgaatttccaaataaaattaattttttaaaataaaacaataaaaatgaataaaaatagttacaaaaaataaataaataaatatttttaagttttcagcaaaatactaaaccatataccctaaatcttaaaccctaaaccctaaaccttaaactttggataaactctaaacgtttgaaaatcttaaaccctaaatcatacattaaaaactaaattttaataacactaaaccctaaatcctaatcactaaaccctaaacccttgggtaaaccctgaatccttggataaatcataaactgtaaatcaaaaatatttaaaattaaactctagagtttatgatttatccaagggttcagtgtttacccaagggtttagggtttagtgattaggatttagggtttagtgttattaaaatttagtttttaatgtatgatttagggtttaagattttcaaacgtttagagtttatccaaagtttaaggtttagggtttagggtttaagatttaggatatagagtttagtattttgctaaagacttaaaaatatttatttatttattttttgtaactatttttatgtatttttattgttttattttaaaaagataattttatttggaaattcaatgttgtttccttttttaaaagatatcaaatatcaaataatcaaacactattggttggtgaacctagaggttcaccctagggggtgaacccaagaattactCTATTTGAAATAGGTCGCTGAGTGCAAATTTAAAACACCTAGATCGCTGAGCTCAAACCTCTTAATTGACATCTAATCAAccaagaaataataaaaatccaaaccaaactaagaaaaacaattaaacacgaAACTTTGTCATATTTCATAGCCTTATCCATGCGTCGCCAACCGACATAAACACTAGCTTAAAAGCATAGTATATTATACACAAACGTATGAAAAACACATATAATATAAAGTCATAAAGCTAACCACTTTCAATTAGTTGCACAATCTCCTTCAgttttctcttctttatttttaatattcgtGCGCgtgttgtatatatatgtaacatcatctctctctctcatcactCACTCTCagactgttaaaaaaaaatgtctctCTTCTTAACATTTCTCTACGTTTTCCTCTGCAACTCAGTTTCtctctcatcatctctctctctccacttcCCTCTCACATCTCTCCGTCTCACTACAACCACtaactcctcttcttcttctctccaaacctccCTAGCCTCTCGCCGGAATCCATCGcagtcgtcatcatcatcatctcctccGTACAATTTCCGATCAAACTTCAAATACTCGATGGCTCTGATCCTCTCTCTTCCGATTGGAACACCTGCTCAGACTCAAGAGCTTGTCCTCGACACAGGGAGTCAGCTCTCGTGGATCCAGTGCCATCGCAAGAAGCAGAAACCAACGACGTCGTTTGATCCGTCGCTGTCTTCATCCTTCTCCAACTTGCCTTGCTCTCATCCTTTCTGTAAACCAAGAATTCCCGATTTTACCCTTCCCACAACTTGCGACTCGAACCGTCTCTGTCACTATTCCTACTTCTACGCAGACGGAACCTACGCCGAGGGTAATCTCGTCAAAGAAAAATTCACCTTCTCAAAAACCCAAACTACGCCTCCTTTGATTCTAGGCTGTGCTGCTGAGTCTACAGATGACAGGGGTATTTTGGGGATGAATCTCGGTCGTCTTTCTTTCATCTCGCAAGCTAAAATATCCAAATTCTCTTATTGCATCCCGACCCGGTCTGACCGGCCCGGTTTTACTCCGACCGGGTCTTTTTACATCGGGGAAAATCCGATTTCTCGGGGATTCAAATACGTCTCTCTTTTGACTTTTCCTCAGAGTCAACGCATGCCGAATCTAGACCCTCTGGCTTATACAGTACCTTTGCAAGGGATCCGAATCGGACAAAAGAGGCTAGACATCCCAGCCTCTGCTTTTAGACCCGATGCTGGCGGGTCGGGTCAAACCATGGTCGACTCGGGTTCCGAATTCACTCACTTGGTCGACGTGGCGTACGATAAAGTGAGGGGAGAAATAGTGAAGCGTGTAGGGCCCAGAATGAAAAAGGGTTACGTGTACGGCGAAACGGCTGACATGTGTTTTGATGGAAACAAACCTATGGAGATCGGACGGCTGATAGGAGATCTTGTGTTTGAATTCGGGAGAGGAGTTGAGATTCTCGTTGAAAGACAAAGGCTTCTTATTAACGTAGGAGGTGGAGTCCACTGTGTTGGCATCGGACGGTCAAGCATGCTTGGTGCCGCTAGTAATATAATCGGGAACGTTCATCAGCAGAATTTATGGGTTGAGTTTGATGTAATCAATAAGAGAGTGGGTTTCATCAAAGCCGATTGCAGCAGATCATTACCTTAATGAGAAGGCTCCAGTATTTATCTACGGTCTTGCGTATTATTCGAAAATGTTCCCCGATTATGATCATCTTTGGGTGATTGTTTGATCGGACAGTGTATATTATTAGATCAGTTTGAATCTGGGATTGTGTGGGTCCCTCTTAGAAGGACATCTGTATGAAGCAAACTTGTTGTCTTTACTAAACTCTGTAACTATAATAATTAAATGGGTTCATGTATGCGTTAGTTACTGTCGCGTGTATATTTGTGTCTGTTCAATATAGCATGTTACGAGGGGTGGTAACAACAGATCGAATAACACTCTTATTTTCAGTATTTATTTATGATTGATTTCGTATTTTacagatattttaaaaaaaaattatttgttcgACAACATACGAATATCCAATTTTGGTTAtccaaaatttacatatatttacagATATTTCATCCATTTTATTAAATACAAGTAAATCTGGAAAAACAATTACaagtttgttttcaaaaaatatcttttacataatatgaaataaaaagtaAAGATTAGTAAAAACATATGTTccataagtttttaaaattagttaaatttcTATAACacataatattttagaaaaatgtttttataaaaaatatatctttcttACTTTAACACCTTTATAAggaattttataataaaattaaccaTGATTCaataataaaaagtaatatattCTCCgtgtttcataatataattagttttagaagtattatttaaaaatataagtagagcttcataatataattagttttagaaggtattatttaaaaatataagtaattttaacattttaatgcaaaatattatttattgaatattGCATCATCAATTAACTTTTTCCCCTAACTGAATTCATTCATAAGTGAAACAAGTTTTAATACgacgacaaaaaaaatactccctctgttttttaatgttacatattctagatttttcacacattttaataaaacacattaaatttgtatatatttttgtgtttattttttttcacaattttaaaccaataacaattcaATAAGTgcaattatgttttttgaaatttataattagttaataaaacatgtcttgaaaatgtaaaaaatggatctttttaaaacaaatttttttcttaaaatatgtaatattaaggAAGAGAGGGAgtaagttttaatatataagctGGCGGTCTAAcaaaaaaacttcataatcaAAAGCTCACATGAAAGGTTCAACTAAAATCCACACCGAGACAACTTACAGAAACAAAGCATACATTTAAATCACTACTAGATCTATATAAACAACTGGCATATGTACGTAGGAGCATAACACAAAATAACTTAATAGATTTTAGAACTCAGCAAATGCCAATTAAAATGTGCTACCATTGCTACCCATAGCCGTCACCCATTAACCTCCACTTCTAACACCTTTAACACGATTTATCGCTGCTGCCTCGCACTCCAAACACCAATGTTCAAGAACCAAGAACCGAAGATTTCATAACCCAACATGATGAACCGCTACTCGATCTACACAACCTTTGGATACAGATGCTATACAATCATAAACGTCCAATTTTCCCTAGGTAGAAGCCCACTCAACACACCAAAAAGACGAAGCCTTGCCAACGAAACTCTCTGAAATCACTCACGGAAAAAAGAAACAAGTTGAAAACACTCA is from Brassica napus cultivar Da-Ae chromosome A4, Da-Ae, whole genome shotgun sequence and encodes:
- the LOC106445019 gene encoding aspartic proteinase PCS1 — encoded protein: MSLFLTFLYVFLCNSVSLSSSLSLHFPLTSLRLTTTTNSSSSSLQTSLASRRNPSQSSSSSSPPYNFRSNFKYSMALILSLPIGTPAQTQELVLDTGSQLSWIQCHRKKQKPTTSFDPSLSSSFSNLPCSHPFCKPRIPDFTLPTTCDSNRLCHYSYFYADGTYAEGNLVKEKFTFSKTQTTPPLILGCAAESTDDRGILGMNLGRLSFISQAKISKFSYCIPTRSDRPGFTPTGSFYIGENPISRGFKYVSLLTFPQSQRMPNLDPLAYTVPLQGIRIGQKRLDIPASAFRPDAGGSGQTMVDSGSEFTHLVDVAYDKVRGEIVKRVGPRMKKGYVYGETADMCFDGNKPMEIGRLIGDLVFEFGRGVEILVERQRLLINVGGGVHCVGIGRSSMLGAASNIIGNVHQQNLWVEFDVINKRVGFIKADCSRSLP